The following DNA comes from Enterocloster bolteae.
AAGATGCAGTTCGTGACCTGACGGAACTGGCCCTGCAGGAGCACAGGGAGACGACCGGTGAGGCAGAACAGAAAATGTTAAAACGAGACGCGGATCCAGTACAAGTTATTTGAGTACGAGTGAAGATGGAATGACCGTGTGGGAAAGTGAGGACAGCAGTAGAGGATATTACTCTGGGAAAGCTCATATGAGAAATGAAAAAGGATTGGAGCTGGAAAAGTCTCGAAATTTCTCTGCACGGAGTATCTGAATGAATGTTAAATCAGCACCATGATGATATGTACCTTCATTTAGTGTTATAAACTTTAAGACCTGGAAGAGCTGGTTGCTGGAAGAGAATGTGAAAGCATTTATCTCTAATGATTTTTATGTGGATTGTGATTATTATGAAACGGAAGATGAAACCACTATAAAACATGGATTTCAGTTACTGATTTTTTATTGTCCACCCAGAGAGGAAGGATGATGGAGGGAGAACTCCATGCCTAAAATTATTTTTACCAGCCGCTATCTGCGGGATGCCCCGCCGGAGCAGCTTGGAAACTATGTCAAGTACATCGGAACCAGAGAGGGTGTGGAAAAGATTGATGAGAGCAAGGGGCACTTGCCCGCAACCGCGGCGCAGAAGAAGCTGATTGCACAGCTGCTTCGTGATCTGCCGAAGGCAAGGGCGATGCTGGAATATGAAGATTACCGGCTTCATCCAACCAGACGAAACGCCTCTGAATTTATTTCCACGGCCCTGGAATGGAATCTGGATCTGTTGTCGAAACGGGAAAACTATGTGGACTATCTGGCCAACCGTCCCCATGTGGAGCGGATCGGAGAGCATGGACTGTTCACAGATGCAGGGAAGCCGGTGGTGATTGCCAGAGTGCAGGAGGAGGTGAAAGCACATAAGGGGCCGGTGTGGACGCATGTGGTCAGTTTAAAAAGAGAGGACGCGGCGCGGTTGGGCTATGATTCCGGAAAGCAATGGATGGAGCTGCTGCGGTCGAAGCGGGCGATGTTCTGTAAGCAGATGAAAATAGACAGCGAGAACCTGAGATGGTACGCTGCATTCCACAATGAGAGCTACCACCCGCACGTCCATGTGATGGTGTATTCTGCAAAAGATCATGACGGATTCCTGACCGAGCCTGCGATTGAAGCGATGCGCTCCGAGCTGGCTCACGATATTTTCCGCCAGGACTTTGCTAATCTCTATGGAGTGCAGAATGCAGCCCGCGAAGGACTCAAGAAAGAAGCAGAACAGACCGTGAAGCGGCTGATTCAGGAAATCCAGTCAGGAACCTGTCAGAATCAGAAAATAGAAAAACAGATACATCGGCTGTCCAAGCGGTTGCAGAGAACAAATGGAAAAAAGGTGTACGGGTATCTGAAAGCAGACTTGAAACAGATGGTGGACCGAATCGTGGATGAGCTGGAACAGGAACCCCATATCAAGGAACTGTATCAGTCATGGGGAACCGCCCGGGAGAAAATCTGGCAGACCTATTCTGATCAGCCAATACCGCTGGCACCACTCTCCCAGCAAAAAGAACTGAAACGGATTAAAAATATGGTGATTACCGAGGCAATGAAGATCGGGAGTCACCATTTTTTGTTGGAAGAATCATCTGCAGAAGAGACTGATATATGGATCGATAGAGCGGTAACCGAGATGGGTAGCATAGCGGGAGATGAACGAAGAGGAGAATCAGAAAGAAGAGATGCGGCAGATGAACCGGAGGACAATGAACTTCCAGGTGACAATGATATAGATTTCCATGCAGAGTGGAGTGATCCCTATAAAGTAGCCTGTCAATGTCTCTATGGAAGCGATGAGAAGGAGCCGGATTTTAAGGAAGCCTTCCGTCTGTTTTCGGGAGAGGCAGAAGAGGGAAATGCACTTGCCATGTTTGATCTGGGACGTATGTATGCAGATGGCCTGGGAAGGGAAGCAGATCCCGCGAAAGCGCATGAATGGTATGGGAAAGCGCTGACTGCATTTGTTGCAGCGGAGCAATGTGCAGAGGAAAGGCAGCGTCCCTATCTACAGTACCGGATTGGAAAAATGTATGCGGCTGGATTGGGATATGAGCTGCCTGTAGTGCCGGATGAAGAAGGCGGGGACGGGAAAGCAGTAAGGGATTATGAAAAAGCGGTTGCGTGGTTTTCCCGTGCAGTGTCGGCCGATCACAAATACGCCCAGTATTCACTTGGAGGTCTCTATTACCGGGGGCAGGGAGTCACACAGAACTACAGTCAAGCATTTAACTTATATCAGAGGTCCGCAGAGCAGGGAAATCCCTATGCCAGTTATGAAATGGCAAAGATGTACCGGGACGGAATTGGAGTTGCCGTTAACGTGGAAAATGCGGAAAGTTGCTTTGAACAGGCATTTTCCGGTTTCTGCAGACTGGAAGCGCAGAGCCATGATGACAAGCTGCAGTACCGCCTGGGGCAGATGCTGCATACAGGAACCGGTACGGTAAAGGATGATAGAGTAGCAGAAGCATACTGGGAACGGGCCGCACAGCTTGGAAATATGAATGCCCAGTATGCATTGGGAAAGCTCTGGCTGGAAAATGGAACAGGAGATCAGAAACAGGCGGTTGCCTGGCTTGAGAAAGCGGCAGAAGCAGAACATGCGTCAGCACAGTATGCTCTCGCAAACATTTATCTGGCAGGCGAAGCCGTTGCCAAAGATGTTACCAAAGCCACGGAGCTGTTTACGAGAGCGGCAAAACAAGGCCATGACTACGCAGCCTACCAGTTGGGCAAACAATTCCTTCAGGGGGAAGAGACAGAAAAAGATGTGGAAGCTGCAATAAAGTGGCTGAAGCAATCCGCCGCTGCAAATAACCAGTACGCCCAGTATTCTCTGGGAAAATTATATCTGGACGGAGAAAAAGTGGAAAAGGATATTAGGACAGCAATCACCTACTTGAAAAAATCCGCTGCCCAGAACAATGCGTTTGCAGAATACCGTCTGGGACGGTTTTACCTGCTGGGGGAGGACGTGGAAGCGGATGTAAAAGAGGCCGTCCAGTGGCTGGAGCAGTCTGCTTCACAGGGAAATCAGTATGCTCAATATGCCCTCGGAAAACTGTACCTGTGCGGACATGAAGTGCCGCGGAATAAGGAGAAAGCCCTTCCGTACTTAGAAGCATCGGCAGCCCAAGGAAATATCTATGCGCAGTTTCTGTTAGATCATTTGGATTCGTTCTATGAGCCGTCTGTTTTTCTTGCGACAACAAGGCTCATGCACCGCCTGGCACAGATGTTTGAAGAAGAAAAATGGAAAGCAGGAGGCAGTTCCATGCAGGTGGAAGGAAAACTCCGTAGTAGAATCCGGGAGAAAAAGAAGGCAATGGGGCATAAATCGGATGATGAAACTCCGCGTCAGAATCTATCATGAGGAGGTATCGGATATGTCATATGTTTATTTCACAGAAGAGCAAAAGGAGCGGGCGAATTCCATCGACCTGGTGGATTTTTTACAGCGCCAGGGAGAAAAAATGCTTCCATCCGGGAGGGACAAACGTTTAAGCAGCGACCACAGCATCACGGTCAGAGGGAACAGTTGGTATGACCATGCGATAGAAAAAGGAGGGCTGGCCATTGATTTTGTAAAATACTTCTATGGGAAAACGTATCCGGATGCAGTGTCGATGCTGCTTGACGGGGAACAGGGGATTCCATACATTCAGAGTCAAAAACAGGAGAAGGAACCATCTGCACCATTTTCGCTTCCGCCAAAGAATCGTGATATGCGCCGGACCTTTGCCTACTTGTTAAAGGTGCGGTATCTGGACAAACAGATCGTAACAGATTTTGCAAAGGCAGACCTGCTGTATGAAAGCCTGGAGGATTCTCAGGACGGAACGAGGCAGTACCATAATGCAATCTTTGTCGGGAGAGATAAGGAGGGAGTGGCCAGGCACGCGCACAAAAAAGGAATCTATACCTACGGTTCGAGCTTCCGGGGAAACTTAACGAGCAGTGATCCGAAGTATAGCTTCCGGTGGGTAGGAACCAGCGATACGCTCTATGTGTTTGAGGCCCCTATTGACTTACTCTCCTATGTTTCCCTACACAAAGAAGGCTGGAAGCAGCATAGCTATGTTGCACTGTGCTGCGTAGGCTCTAAGCCGATCTTTCAATTATTGCAGGATTTTCCGAACATGAAAAAAATATGGCTGTGTCTGGATCATGATATCCCAGGAATGAAAGCGGCAGAACGGATCAAGAAACAGCTTCTGGAAATGGGATATGGAGATACGGAAACGGATTTGTCCCAGTATAAGGACTGGAATGAAGATTTAAAAGCCCTTCATGGGCAGCTTGCGATTCCAGCTGAAGAACTTCCGGGGAATCAGCAGGAAACGAAACAGGAATTATTGAAAATGGAATGAGTCAGTTCCTAACTTTCATCTATCGTACCCGGTTCCAGAAAGGAGGTATCATGGAAACAATTCAGATGGTGCTGCTCATTTGTGCCGGCGCAGGGATGTTTATCCTGATGGGGGTGATTCCGTTGCTTGCGAACAACTATTCTCTGAATGGGATTAAGTCAAAGACGGTAGGGGACGGCCAATATGGCACGGCCAGATTTGCCAGCGAGGCAGAAATCAAACGGACCTTTGCACAGGTTCCCTATGAGCCGGCGTTGTGGCGGCAGGGAAAACATCTGCCCAAGGTACAGGGGATCGTAGTCGGAGGGCTGTTTTCCAGAACCAGAGTGACGGCTTTGGTTGACTCCGGTGACATCCATCTCCTGATGATCGGCGCGGCTGGTGTTGGTAAGACTGCCAACTTTTTATATCCCTGCATTGAGTATGCCTGTGCCAGCGGGATGAGCTGGCTGTGTACGGACACCAAGGGAGATCTGTTCCGCAACTACGCGGGAATAGCTCAGAAGTATTATGGGTATCAGACTTCCATCCTGGACCTGCGCAATCCGACCTGTTCCGATGGCGATAACATCCTCGGCATGGTGAATAAATACATGGATCTATACTTAGAGAATCCGGAGAATCTGGCTGTGAAAGCCAAGGCAGAGAAATATGCAAAGATCACAGCCAAGACCATCATTAGTTCCGGAGGCGGAGATGCCTCCAGTTATGGACAGAACGCATTTTTCTATGACGCAGCGGAGGGGCTTCTGACAAGTGTGATTTTACTGATCTCCGAATACTGTCCTAAGGAACAGCGTCATATCGTAAGTGTGTTCAAATTAATCCAGGATCTGTTGGCTCCGTCACCGGTAAAAGGGAAGAACCAGTTCCAGCTGCTCATGCAGAAACTGCCAGCCGACCACAAGGCAAAATGGTTTGCCGGCGCGGCACTTAACACAGCGGAACAGGCCATGGCTTCGGTCCTCTCCACCGCTATGTCCAGATTGAATGCATTTCTGGATTCCGAGATGGAGCAGATCCTGTGTTTCGACAGCACGATGGATACGGAGACATTCTGCAATTCCAAGTCAGCTATCTTTATTGTGCTTCCGGAGGAAGACAGTACAAAGTATTTCATGGTAAGCCTATTTTTACAGCAGATTTACCGGGAAATGCTGTCCATTGCAGATGAGCATGGAGGGAAACTTCCGAACCGTGTGGTGATTTTTGGAGATGAGATTGGTACCATTCCCAAGATTGAGTCCTTGGAGATGCTTTTTTCAGCCGGGCGCTCCAGGCGGATCAGTATGGTACCCATCATACAAAGCTTCGCTCAGCTGCAGAAAAACTATGGAAAAGATGGCAGTGAAATTATCGTGGATAACTGTCAGGGGGTTTTATTTGGTGGGTTTGCACCCAACTCGGAAAGTGCGGAGATTCTGTCAAAGGCATTGGGAAATAAAACGGTGTTGTCCGGTTCCATCAGCCGGGGGAAAAATGATCCCAGCCAGAGCCTGCAGATGATTGGGCGTCCGCTCATGACTCCGGATGAACTTAAGTCGCTGCCAAAGGGACACTTTATCCTGGCGAAGACCGGTTGTCATCCGATGCGGGTAGAACTGCGCTTATTTTTTAAATGGGGGATTGAATTTGAGGAAGAATATGAAGTGGAACAGCATGTAGCGCGGCCGGTGTCTTATGCAGAGCGTCTGGAAGTGGAGCAGGAGATTATCCGGAGACAATTTGATGAGGATGGTGAGGCTGACTTTGATGAACCGTCAGGAATAGAGGGGACTTCAGGCGGAGGTCTGGCGCATGTACAGATGCCAAATCGGCCGGCTGCTCCAGAAACCAGACAGCCACTTCGGACAGATTAGGGGGAGGGGAGGTATGTGGGATATTATGACTCTGTCTACTCGGAGGAATTACCACATCGTGCGATTTCGGTGTATATGTATTTAAAAGAGAGGGCAGATAAAAAGAGCCAGTGTTATCCAGCCATGAGCACCATCGCAGAAGAACTGAACCTTTCGAGGAGAACGATTCAGCGGGCGGTTGCAGATTTAGAAAAGGCCGGATTTATTAAAACAGAACAGCGCTTTCGGAGAAAGGGAGGGAAGAGCAGCTTACTATACACCGTTTTGAAATGATAGGATTACGCCAAGGGGGTACTCTGCCTTCTTGGTGTCCTATGGTATGCGTCACCATGGCGCATGAAGGGAACATTCCATTGCGATATAGACTATTAAACAGAAAAAAGAATAAGACCATTTAAAAACGCAGCATATTCAGAGGTGACTGGGAAGTAACCATTAAAATAGTGTTTGTGCAAAAACAGGATGAACTGGGGGTGTCCTTGATTACAATTAGGAGAGATCTTCAGTATCTGGAGGAATAGAAGCTCCTTGTTCGTAATTATGGAGGGGCTGTGTCAACTATGGCTCCTAAGAATATGAAGGACGAGGTGCAGCTGTACCGCAAGATTATCGCTAGGTATGCGGCAGCCTTTGTGTCAGAAAATGATACAATATTTATCAACACCAGCAGCAATGCACTCCAGATACTGGAGTATGTGGAGTGCAATAATGTGACGGTTATTACCAATAATGGCAAGGCTATAGGGCGGGAATATTGTTCGGGTGTTAATGTGGTACTTACGGGAGGAAAATTGCGCCATCCCAAGGATGCCATGGTGGGGGACTTTACTCTGAGAAATTTGCAGCATGTATATGCAAAGAAAGCGTTTGTGGGATGCTCTGGTATCAGCGCAGAGTTAGGAATGACCACAGAGATATTCAATGACACGGATGAGAAGGCATTCGATGACGCCCTGAACGCCATAAGAGAAAAAGGCATTCAGGTATACCAGGTGCACAAATCTGATTTTTAAGACATCGTGCCACTCCGGATTCAAAGACGGCGATTGGAAAAGAGACATATAATTGAAAAAGCGGTATGTCTCCCCTCTATGAGGAGTGGCATAGCGCTTTTTCAATTGGCTGTCGAACGTTTTTGTTATGAAAAAAGATTGATTACATAAGATTCCCGCTTTAAATGAGAGGTGTTTCATTATCTTCCAATGTCTGCTGATGTGGTGGTAAAAAATTAGGATAAAGCACTTTTGGGTGGAGCTGGAAGGCTTTTGGTGTGACGCCAGTTATCTTTTTAAAGGTATGAGAAAAATGGGCGTAATCATAGTAGCACAGAGTGGTTGCGACTTCGCTGGGAGAAAGCCCAGCGCGAAGCAACAGTTTTGCTTCTGAGACCTTCCGCTTATGGATATATTCCATCACACTGAGCCCGGTTTCTTTTTTGAATCGGGAACTTAAAGTCGCTTCTGAAACAAAGAAAGATTTACTAATGTCACTTACTTTTAAAACGGTATAAAGATTTAACCCAATATGCTGCATGACTGATTTGACCAAAGGAGAGAAATCCTTGTTAACAAAATGATGCATCAGTTCCGTGAAATGGATAATCGCACAATCCCGAACATATAAAACATCCATTAATTTTTCCTTTTCTTCTATCAGGCGTATGTAGAAATTTCTTAAACGATAGGAATCGGAAATATCATATCCGGATTGGATGGCTAAGGAGGATAATTTCTCCAAAATAATGATGGTATAGTTTTTTTCAGAGCGAAGAGGGGACTGGGCATTGTCTGGAATCACACTGTTGCTCAACTCTGCCAGGCTCTCGCGAAGCTGTTGTGTATCGCCGCTTTGAACGAGAGCAAGAATCTGTTCTTCATACCGATAGGTATAGTAGTCTGGCTGGAATGCCCTCCAATCATGTTCTTTTAGTTTTTCCTGTGTTAGTAAAAACTTATTTTTGCGGACCTGTAGATGCAGATCGTCCGAATAAGGACACTCTGAACTGCCACTAAATAAAAAATTCAAATGAATCAGAAAATCCCTAACATCTCCAAGAGAAAAGTAAGGTAAAAGTTCCAAATACTGAGAAAGAAACACCTGCAGGTTTGGGTCTTGCGTATAGCCATAAACCCGGTTTTGAATCACTGTATCCGTAAGGCGAGAGGTGGTAAAAGGTCCAATGATAAGAATGGTATCCGAATGGGAATACGTAATAAAAGCCTCATCCAGTATCCCTGAAAAGAGAAACGTAGAGGAGGAGTCGGAACCATAGTATTGAGTAAAATCATAAGGAAGCACCTGAACCCGGTCGGCCACAAACAGATGCTCCAAATGAAAATCCTGATTGAACACATAGATGGGCAGATGCGATATAACATGAATCGACTTTATTAGTTTGAGTAATTTGTTCTTCATAAAAAACTCCCTGATATGGATATCGTTTGTTTGAAATGGATGTATGGTTTGCAAGGGTCTACAAATCGTTTTCAAATGATTACCAAATCTAAGCATATGGTAGGAAGTGGTTCGAGTTTAGCATAGGCCCCTCGCTAAAATCAAGTTAAGGAAAAATAAAAATATGGAAACATACATAAAAATGAGATAAATTTACAATCATTTTTTTGCGAATATCGTTATAATGCACCTGTGAAAAGAATCTGACGTAACAGGTATTGTTATGTCGCATACTAAAAAAGTATGGTATGGATTCACATTGCAAGGGTACATGGGAGGAGGTGAGAAGGAGTTCTACATGCAGTTAACAATGACAACAGACTATGCATTGCGTTGCCTGTTATATTTGGCGGGCAAAGAGGGAGTGTCCAGTTCACCGGAAATAGGAAAAGCGGTGGGGATTAACAATATATTTGTCCAAAAAGTATTACGTGTTTTGCGCGATGCTGGATTCGTTTCCAGTTTAAAGGGTGGAACGGGCGGATACTGGCTGGCGAAGAAGCCAGAAGAAATTGTATTGCTTGATATTATCCTGCTGTTTGAAAAGACGATGAAAATCAATCGCTGTTTGGAAGCGGAAGGGTGTTGTGAACGATATGAAACGTGTCCCATGCATGTTTATTATGCAGAAGTACAAGAGACATTGGAAGGTTATTTTGGACAGGCCACTCTACAGGATGTGATAAACCATGGAAAAATAAAAAGGAAGGAGATGATAGATGATGCAAAAGAAAAGGCATGCGATAGAAAGAACTCCATGTAAAATTTTTAGGGGGGGGGGGGTAGAAAAAGGCCCATAATAAACAGTCATTTAAAATTAAAGAAAGAGGATATAAAAAGTATGAAGAACAGTCTGGAACAAAAAAGACGAAAATTAAAAAAGACAGGGCGGCAGGCATGTGCATTTGCATTAAGTCTTGCGGTAATGGTGCCCTCTATGGGATTGCCGTCTTACGCTGCTGTGCCATACAGAAGTAATGGTGTCAGCATCGGAGACAAGGGGATGGACACAACCAGCCATTTCACGGCAAATGGAATTGAGGAATCAAATCTTCGATATGCGACAACTACTTTTGATAAAGTGGATGCAGATGGAACGATTCGTTTAGTACATAATAAGTGGATTGTGACAAACGGAGCGTCAGAATTTGCGACAGATGCCTCCAATCAATTTGCAGGAAAGTATATTCTGAGTTTTTCTAATGATATGTTTTACAAACAAATTGACCGTGTGACGGTTGATGATACCAGTATGGAAAAGGTTGATGACGGAGCCCTTTGGATGATTCCGGCTGTAGGAAACCTTAAAACAGGTCTGATTGGGGTTAACACAAATCACGATATAAAAATTATGTTAAAGAATGGACAGACTTTAGAAAAACTTGGGTTGGCCGATAAAGAAATATCATTTAATAGCTTGTGGATTAAAAGCAATGGAGCGATTGCGGAAGAAAGTGTTAGCAATGGATTTATCCTACAGAATAATCCGAATGTGAAAAATGAAAAGCAGACTGATTTTACCAATGGACGAGTGACTCAAAGAGTGGTGTTTGATGCAAAAACGATGTCCTTGAAATCGATTCATACATTTAAGCCGATTGAGAATTACCTTCAGACAGATTACAACTGGGTTGTTTATGTAAAGGAACGCATACCGGTAGAACTGTTACAGTATATTGACAGAGATGAGGTTTATATCTACTGTTCCGATTATCAAGGGGAAGCTCAGAAAAACCGAAAGATATTCAGGGTAACCATTGATGATGCGGGAAATATTGATACCAGCGAGGTTCCGGAATTAAGCATTGTGGGAAATGATACCAGTACACAATTGAGTGCGGCAAGATCGAATACGAATGAAATCTTTTGGGGAACATTGGGGCAGAGCAGAAATTATACTATTTCCTACAAACTGCGGGATGATGTGACGTTAGATCAGTTTGCAAGAGAGATGAATGATTATGTTACTGCTAAAAATGCCCGAGTGCTGTTTGAACATTGGATGGAGGCAGATTATCTGAATGCCAGGGATGGAGGAGCAACTCCGCAGCAATTGCAAGATTCCTATACGAATGCCTATTTGGATACAAACGATACGGACAAGGATGGATTGTTTGATTTTGTTGAGTGGCAGATAGGAACCGATACTCGAAAGGTGGATACGGATGGAGATGGTGTCCCAGATGGCAAAGAATTTATGGAGGATAAGACAAACCCTAGTGATGCCAAGGATTATCTGGTTTCTATTCCGACTACTAATATAACCTCTTTTGACCCGACAAAAGCTGTCACAATCACTGGTACTGTTCCAAAACCATTGCAAAAAGATCCGGCAGATGAAACAAAGTTGATTAATATTACAAGTCAAGATGCCGGTGATGCGATTGTGAAGCTTCAGGGATATGATGATGCATCAAAGAGCTATACGCAGGATGAATACGGCACAGCAAAGATTCCGTTTGACAATCTTGTTAATGGCGAATTCACCATGAGCGTTCCAGCCAATACGGTTCCAGAAGGAACGAAAGTGGTTCTGGTAGCATACAGCCCGAATGGTATGAATCCTGCGATGGGAACGCCGTTTGAGTTTAAACAAGGGGATGCTGAGAAATATGAAGCAACCGGAGGCGTACTGGATAAGGAATACGGAGAAACCGCTACTGCGTCTGAAATCATAGGAAAGGTAACCACAACAGCTCCTGATGATAAAGTGAAAAGCAAGGAAGTAGTGGGAGATATTCCGACAGAAGGCAAGGGCCAGAAGGTAAAAGTAAAGGTAACCTATGCGGATGATAGTTTTGATGAAGTGGATGTGACGGTGAATTACGGCACTGCAACTGAGAAGTATACCGCTGTAGGCCAAGATGTGTCGGTTGGAAAGGGAGAGACACCGGAGGCGTCCGAAGGAATTAAGAACAAGAACGATCTTCCGACCGGAACCACCTATGAATGGAAGCAGCCAGTTGATACAACAAATCCGGGAACGCAGCCGGGTACGATTATCGTTACATATCCGGATCAGACAAAGGACGAGGTAGAGGTAAATGTCCAGGTTAAGGATACAAAAACAGATGCCCAAACCTATGATGCGACCGGAGATGTTCTGAATAAGAAGTATGGAGAAACTGCTACTGCGGCTGAAATCATAGGAAAGGTAACCACAACAGCTCCTGATGATAAAGTGAAAAGCAAGGAGGTAGTGGGAGATATTCCGACAGAAGGCAAGGGCCAGAAGGTAAAAGTAAAGGTAACCTATGCGGATGATAGTTTTGATGAAGTGGATGTGACGGTGAATTACGGCACTGCAACTGAGAAGTATACCGCTGTAGGCCAAGATGTGTCGGTTGGAAAGGGAGAGACACCGGAGGCGTCCGAAGGAATTAAGAACAAGAACGATCTTCCGACCGGAACCACCTATGAATGGAAGCAGCCAGTTGATACAACAAATCCGGGAACGCAGCCGGGTACGATTATCGTTACATATCCGGATCAGACAAAGGACGAGGTAGAGGTAAATGTCCAGATTAAGGATACAAAAACAGATGCCCAAACCTATGATGCGACCGGAGATGTTCTGAATAAGAAGTATGGAGAAACTGCTACTGCGGCTGAAATCATAGGAAAGGTAACCACAACAGCTCCTGATGATAAAGTGAAAAGCAAGGAAGTAGTGGGAGATATTCCGACAGAAGGCAAGGGCCAGAAGGTAAAGGTAAAGGTAACCTATGCGGACGGTAGCATTGACGAA
Coding sequences within:
- a CDS encoding Rib/alpha-like domain-containing protein → MKNSLEQKRRKLKKTGRQACAFALSLAVMVPSMGLPSYAAVPYRSNGVSIGDKGMDTTSHFTANGIEESNLRYATTTFDKVDADGTIRLVHNKWIVTNGASEFATDASNQFAGKYILSFSNDMFYKQIDRVTVDDTSMEKVDDGALWMIPAVGNLKTGLIGVNTNHDIKIMLKNGQTLEKLGLADKEISFNSLWIKSNGAIAEESVSNGFILQNNPNVKNEKQTDFTNGRVTQRVVFDAKTMSLKSIHTFKPIENYLQTDYNWVVYVKERIPVELLQYIDRDEVYIYCSDYQGEAQKNRKIFRVTIDDAGNIDTSEVPELSIVGNDTSTQLSAARSNTNEIFWGTLGQSRNYTISYKLRDDVTLDQFAREMNDYVTAKNARVLFEHWMEADYLNARDGGATPQQLQDSYTNAYLDTNDTDKDGLFDFVEWQIGTDTRKVDTDGDGVPDGKEFMEDKTNPSDAKDYLVSIPTTNITSFDPTKAVTITGTVPKPLQKDPADETKLINITSQDAGDAIVKLQGYDDASKSYTQDEYGTAKIPFDNLVNGEFTMSVPANTVPEGTKVVLVAYSPNGMNPAMGTPFEFKQGDAEKYEATGGVLDKEYGETATASEIIGKVTTTAPDDKVKSKEVVGDIPTEGKGQKVKVKVTYADDSFDEVDVTVNYGTATEKYTAVGQDVSVGKGETPEASEGIKNKNDLPTGTTYEWKQPVDTTNPGTQPGTIIVTYPDQTKDEVEVNVQVKDTKTDAQTYDATGDVLNKKYGETATAAEIIGKVTTTAPDDKVKSKEVVGDIPTEGKGQKVKVKVTYADDSFDEVDVTVNYGTATEKYTAVGQDVSVGKGETPEASEGIKNKNDLPTGTTYEWKQPVDTTNPGTQPGTIIVTYPDQTKDEVEVNVQIKDTKTDAQTYDATGDVLNKKYGETATAAEIIGKVTTTAPDDKVKSKEVVGDIPTEGKGQKVKVKVTYADGSIDEAEVTVNYETATEKYTAVGQDVSVGKGDTPEASEGIKNKNDLPTGTTYEWKQPVDTSNPGTQTGRIIVTYPDQTKDEVEVTVQIKDSKNDAETYDVSGGVLNKEYGDKATKDEIIEKVTTTAPDNKVRSKEVVGTIPETGKGQKVKVKVTYVDGSVDEAEVTVNYGSASDKYEPEVEDETVKTGSDIDLTDNVTNLDELPTGTTVKDVTDTPIDTSVPGDYTGKVEITYPDGSKDIVEVPVKVVDKTDAERYRPVTERELIEEGQTYDLTDNVKNMGSLPTGTTVEDVTPEGEIDPDTPGNYTGTIKVIYPDGSSETVKVKVKVKKRTPDAKKYDPEVVPEIIYAGELADLTDNVVNLEDELPEGTIVTDITEYGEDGVNLDRPGKYKGRIEIEYPDGSTKELTVPIRVLKDADTDTATPSEPGKATPSEPDKATDSEAEKTDASKYKPKPNPIVIDQGETFEPEDGIKNKDELPEGTEYSDETPDKVDTSKDYTAIIVVTYPDGSKDKVKVPVTVRPGGSEKTDADKYDPKPNPIVIDKGGTFEPEDAIKNKDELPNGTEYRDETPDNVDKTKDYTAIIVVKYPDGSEDKVKVPVTVKPVTSGSGGSGSSGSSGGSSGGHSSGGSGGGSGSRGSNVSNDRIYANPDMSVTTGSLRGTWTLVDAENHKWTYTTSSGVMAKDGWMFIGNPYAKDEEGRFSWFKFDANGIMEFGWIKSQNGKWYHTHAVSDGNLGILHKGWYHEPMDGKWYYLDEKTGAMLDGWVSLSGKYYYFTEAPLVPEQTYFQRENGYWYYDNHNRRPYGSMYQNEMTPDNYFVDQNGVWDGKNH